Proteins encoded within one genomic window of Ctenopharyngodon idella isolate HZGC_01 chromosome 6, HZGC01, whole genome shotgun sequence:
- the LOC127514460 gene encoding protein rolling stone, with the protein MLVYTVSWLIYTALLFNTPKFLIFLSHISYCLMVIYYLVSLSNLAWAFLEVRCSSHRKKRGASTECDTLLSPPVALTAALCLQWFLHSVVGCCSLTVSFLYWTIIHPSDQHSLTAFNINIHVINSIQTAVDLLLSSTPVHLAHFFYAVLAGVLYVIFAVVYWLLGCTNLFGQPYIYSILDFSGRPLVATLCILGVCLLCLPSCHFVLWNMQLLREWMVSREKARRMALNREVWWWVKVSGGATFDLVPSLDPAASVFETRGQS; encoded by the exons ATGCTGGTCTACACCGTCAGCTGGTTGATCTACACGGCTCTTCTCTTCAACACACCTAAATTCCTCATTTTTCTTAGCCATATCTCGTACTGTCTCATGGTGATCTACTATCTGGTTTCTCTCAGTAATCTGGCCTGGGCTTTCTTGGAGGTCAGATGCTCTTCGCACAGAAAGAAAAGAG GGGCCAGTACTGAGTGTGACACCCTCCTCTCTCCTCCCGTCGCTCTCACCGCTGCTCTCTGTCTGCAGTGGTTCCTACATTCTGTGGTGGGCTGTTGTTCATTAACCGTCTCCTTTCTCTACTGGACCATAATCCACCCCTCTGACCAGCACTCCCTCACAGCCTTCAACATCAACATCCATGTCATCAACAGCATCCAGACGGCCGTGGATCTGCTGCTGTCCTCCACACCCGTTCATCTCGCCCACTTCTTCTACGCTGTGCTGGCAGGAGTCCTTTATGTCATATTTGCTGTTGTTTATTGGCTATTGGGCTGCACCAATCTGTTTGGTCAACCCTACATCTACAGCATTCTTGATTTCAGTGGGCGCCCCCTAGTGGCAACACTTTGCATTCTGGGAGTTTGTCTGCTTTGTTTACCATCCTGCCACTTTGTGCTGTGGAACATGCAGTTACTGAGGGAGTGGATGGTGAGCAGGGAGAAAGCGAGGAGAATGGCTCTGAACAGAGAGGTTTGGTGGTGGGTGAAGGTGTCTGGAGGAGCAACCTTTGACCTCGTACCTTCACTGGATCCAGCAGCCTCTGTGTTTGAGACTAGAGGACAGTCGTGA